The following is a genomic window from Deltaproteobacteria bacterium.
TCATGACAGAGGTGCTGCCCCGCTTCTAGATGTTTGCGCCTCGAGCTCCTCGTACTCCGCGATCGTCTCGAAGCCGAGCTTGCGGTAGCAGCGCAGCGCCGCCTCGTTGTCGCGCATGACGTTCAGCCCGATCACCACGACGCCGTCGCGCAGCAGCGTCTGGCACAGCGCCGCGGTCACCTTCGCGCCGAGACCGCGGCCGCGCGCGTCGCGGGCGGTGGCGATGTTGCCCAGCGCCGCCACGCGGTACTCCCGCGAGTACACGTGCACGCCGGCGATCGCCAGCCAGCGATTCCCGTCGCGCACGCCGACGTAGCGACCGGTCTCGAGCATGCGGGGGTCGAACCAGTTCGCGGGATAGGCGTCGCGGTAGAACGCCTCGACGCCGTCGAGGTCTTTGGGATCGACCGCGACGACGCCCGTCGTGTCGGCCGCCGCGACCCCGCCCGTGTCGCGCAGCGCGAGCTTCAGCGCCGGCGTGCGCGAGGTGAGCTCGAAGCGCCGCGACACGCTCCGCGCCAGACCATTCGACAGGTGCGCGTGGAAGCGCGCCGGCAAGCGGCCCTCGATCGCGCGCAGCAGAGACCGCATGGGCGCCTCGGCTCCGGGCTCCGCGAACGCGAGCAGCGTCGCGCCGAAGCTTCCCTCGTAGACCAGGCAGAGCGCCTCGAGCTCGGCTGCGCCCGAACCCCACCAGCGCGTGTGCGGAAAGAAGAAGTCGTCCAGATCACCGAGCTCGTACAGGTGCAGCTCGCGGTTCCTCTGCAGGTACGCGGCCAGGCGCGCGACGTCGCTCTCGGGTGCGGGCTGCATGCGGCGCGTTCAGGAAATCCGCCACGGCGGATTGCGACGATTCT
Proteins encoded in this region:
- a CDS encoding GNAT family N-acetyltransferase; the protein is MQPAPESDVARLAAYLQRNRELHLYELGDLDDFFFPHTRWWGSGAAELEALCLVYEGSFGATLLAFAEPGAEAPMRSLLRAIEGRLPARFHAHLSNGLARSVSRRFELTSRTPALKLALRDTGGVAAADTTGVVAVDPKDLDGVEAFYRDAYPANWFDPRMLETGRYVGVRDGNRWLAIAGVHVYSREYRVAALGNIATARDARGRGLGAKVTAALCQTLLRDGVVVIGLNVMRDNEAALRCYRKLGFETIAEYEELEAQTSRSGAAPLS